The genomic region TAGTCTAAATGGATGGGAGATTGAACAGACTCTCAAGAAATCTCTCACATTTAATCTTGGAAGGGTAAGAGCAGGTTATACAGGAAGAAACGGTCAGGGACAGATATTGTCTTCAGGGGATCAAGCTCTGCAAGCACAATTGCAGTTGGTGCACGATGCAGTGAAAGAGACATGGAAGAGAACACCTGATTATGTGAAGATTTCACAatgcagacagaaagataatGAGGATGTGTTTGAGTTCAGAGCTAGATTAGAGGACACATTTAAAGATCATAGTGGGCTGCAAGAAGATCAGGCTCAAGATTCTCCCtaccaacaacagctgaagcaggCTCTGATGGCTGGTTTCTTGCCTCAGTTGTCAGACTTCATaagaaaacataatgtgaaCCATCGTACTGATGGTGTTCAACAAACTATGAACTATGCCCATCATGCACAGGAagtcattaaaaagaaaaagaaaaaaactgccACAGCAGCCTCTTTTGGGTTATTTGGGATAGATGAGGGAGATGATACACAAGTCTTCTTCCAGGGGACCCCATATGGGAGGGGTCGGGGTAGAGGAGGATTTAGGGGTAGGTCAAGGGGGCGGTTCCCAGACAGACCCTGGCAACACCCAGGGCATGATCGATGCTTTAACTGTGACAAGTCAGGTCACATTGCAAGAAATTGCCCTGAGAGACCTAGGGTCAGACGACTTAGAGAGTATGACAGCCCCCCCACAGACAACCCCTCCTCATATTGACTAGGCCCTCTAGAAGACACAGAGAACTCAGATGACGGTGATGGAGATGAAGTTGACCATGATGCCCTTGAACTGTTAGATCTAACGATCCCAATTGAGACACATCTTAGTTTACAGCACGCAGCTCAGGTCCCGTTGAGAGAGCTCTGGGTGCAAGGAACTAAGGTACAGTTTCTGTGTGACTCAGGAGCCGACCGGACCGTGCTGCGAGATAGAATACCTGGAGTGGGATCgtctaaagacaaaataatggtGCGCTCAGCTAATGGTCAGCTTAGTGTCAGTTACTTCTCCAAACCATTAACTGTCAAAGACTTaaatacaggaaaacaggagAGTGCTCAAATTGTGCTATGTCCTGAGTGTCCTGTGAATCTTCTAGGGCGAGATTTGATGACTAAATTAAAGATTTCCATAGTACCAACCTCCAGAGGTATGGTGGCTATGAGCATTCAGAGTGTAGAGGATACTTTTGTAGCAGAAGGGCTAGAAGTGTATTACTACTGGAGTCTAGATTTGCCCAATCCAGACCCGGCTGAAAGAGGAAAATACCTGTTATCCATGGCTATGGAGGATTTAGAATCCTCCATCAGAGCCGATACATTAGATTCAGACCAGTACCATGTAACACTCAGATACAAGAAGACACCAGGATCAGATGTAGAATATGATAAAAGAATCAACAAACTGGGACCCCAAAAGGTGACCCTCAGCCACCTGTACACAGACAGGCAGGGATTTGCTGGGTGTTCAGCTAGATTGACTCCTCAGGCATAtaaacagtttgcagtttgGGGCTCTGTACCACACATGTCACTGATGAAACCTGAGAAAGCTGATTGGAAAGACGTTGGACAATTTGTAAAGAGAGCCGTAGAAATTACAGCATGGCAACAATTGCCTGATGGGTGGTCAatggacaaagagacaaagtcaATATACCGGAAAACCCTAGGGTGGGTGGTTAATACCACTCCCCGAACACACcttcaaaatgcaaaacaggcTAGCACGTGGTACTCACAGCAGGGAGAGCCAGATGATGATACAGAATGACAAACACTGCTGACAGAGATACCAGAAGAATTAGCTGAGGTGCCAACCTCCTTCTGGTCCAAAGGTAAAACAGATGTAGGCCTAATGACCACTGCTAAACCTGTAGTCATTAAACCTAAAACAGGCTATAGGCCCAGAATAAGACAATACCCATTAAAACCAGATGCTGAAGAAGGCATAAAACCTGTAATCAGTGATATGATAAGAGCAGGCATTATTGTTGAAGCACCAGATTGTCAATGTAACACCCCCATCTTTCcagtgaaaaaagctgaattaggAACGTGGAGAATGGTGCAGGACCTGAGAGCAGTAAATCAGGCTGTTGACAGCCGAGCACCCTGTGTTcctgatccacacacactgttgaaCCAGTTAGAACCAGATAAACAATGGTTTACAGTAGTTGATCTTAGTAATGCATTCTTCTCCATCCCAATAGCCAAAGAATCACAGGGATGGTTTGGTTTTACCTATCAGatgaaaaaatacacttatACCAGGCTACCACAAGGATTTTGTGATAGCCCCACAATCTtttcacaagaaataaataactgtttagCAGACTTTGACATACCAGAACACAGTCAGGTTTTGGTATACGTAGACGACATTCTTATAGCATCAGACATGgaacagaacaacaagcagACTGCAGTAGCTCTATTTAAACACCTTCACAGAACAGGGAACAAGGCCTCCTTGTCAAAGTTGCAATGGGCAAAACAACGAGTAACGTTTTTAGGACATGATTTAGTACCTGAAGGAAGGCTActaacagcagacaggaagaaatcCATCCTAGATGCTccaaaaccacagacaaaacaacagatgatgcaATTTTTAGGATTATGTAATTATTGCAGGTTGTGGATTCCGAATTATGCTCAAATCACACAGCCATTGTTAGATCTCATTTATCAGACACCAATgacaatgaaacaggaaatcagGTGGActccagagggagaggaaacctTTACCTCACTAAAACAGGCCCTCGTAGGGACAACAGTTTTAAGCTTACCAGACTATAAGAAAGAGTTTGTGCAGACAGTAGATTGTAAAGAATCATTTATGACTTCTATGTTAGCACAGAAGGTGGGAGGCAGATTTAAACCAGTAGCATACTACTCAAAGAGACTTGACCCTGTAGCATGTGCACTACCTACATGCGtcagagctgtgtgtgctgcagccttAGCGGTGCAGGCCTCAGCAGAAGTTGTCTTATTCCATCCATTACGGTTGTTGGTCCCTCATGCAGTGGACATGTTATTGACTCagaacaaaatgacatttttgtcaCCTGCACGACACCTGTCTGTAATATCTACACTTATGTCTCAACCACACATCACTGTTCAGAGATGCACAACACTTAACCCCTCCACACTCATTCCATCTCCTGAGGATGGAGAACAGCACAGTtgtgctgaaaacactgaacagcagTGTAAACCAAGACCAGACTTAATTGATGTAGCTCTTGAAAAGGGAGAGGTTTGGTTTGTAGATGGGTCATGCTCTAAGACCCCtactggacaaacacagacaggatttgCAATAGTGACACAAGACACTATAGTGAAAGCAGGCAAACTACCGTCACACTTTTCAGCCCAGGCAGCTGAAATAGTTGCCCTCACCCAGGCCTGTAAAGAAGGCCAAGATAAGGACTTAACAGTTTACACAGATAGCCAATATGCTTTTTCAACACTTCATTTCTTTGCTGCCCAGTGGGCAAGGAGAGGTATGACCACCTCTACAGGGAAATCAGTAGAACATGCAACATTGTTAACAGCACTTTTAGAAGCTGTACTGCTACCAAAGACTTTAgcagtttgtaaatgtgcagcacataCAAAGGGTAAAGACCCAATTTCTAGAGGAAATGCTTTCGC from Anabas testudineus chromosome 18, fAnaTes1.2, whole genome shotgun sequence harbors:
- the LOC113151543 gene encoding uncharacterized protein LOC113151543; this translates as MVQDLRAVNQAVDSRAPCVPDPHTLLNQLEPDKQWFTVVDLSNAFFSIPIAKESQGWFGFTYQMKKYTYTRLPQGFCDSPTIFSQEINNCLADFDIPEHSQVLVYVDDILIASDMEQNNKQTAVALFKHLHRTGNKASLSKLQWAKQRVTFLGHDLVPEGRLLTADRKKSILDAPKPQTKQQMMQFLGLCNYCRLWIPNYAQITQPLLDLIYQTPMTMKQEIRWTPEGEETFTSLKQALVGTTVLSLPDYKKEFVQTVDCKESFMTSMLAQKVGGRFKPVAYYSKRLDPVACALPTCVRAVCAAALAVQASAEVVLFHPLRLLVPHAVDMLLTQNKMTFLSPARHLSVISTLMSQPHITVQRCTTLNPSTLIPSPEDGEQHSCAENTEQQCKPRPDLIDVALEKGEVWFVDGSCSKTPTGQTQTGFAIVTQDTIVKAGKLPSHFSAQAAEIVALTQACKEGQDKDLTVYTDSQYAFSTLHFFAAQWARRGMTTSTGKSVEHATLLTALLEAVLLPKTLAVCKCAAHTKGKDPISRGNAFADKIAKEAAEGKHGILVLTVQDTETATPFDLQVLTDMQQNAPTPEQTLWVKHGAVKVDGIYRIQNKPCLPRSLFHTAAVLSHGPCHVSTGGMVKVVEQHFYAHGFNTYSKNFCRACLICCKHNVQGNVRPKRGQFPQAKHPFQFLHMDFIELNKCNNYKYCLVLICPFSKWVEIVPSKHADALTVAKAICKYILPEHGIPEVIYSDNGAHFVNDIIKQMAIHLGITLKNHCSYHPQSAGLVERTNGTIKLRLKKTMEQTGRPWPECLDLVKTYMRITPTGDGLTPFEIIHGRPFVLPIFTDVIEKPEDTYTLADWMCRMLKEKEVVNANNLPDGDLSSQDSAIKPGDQILIKVIKRKNWSYPRWEGPYIVLLTTPTAVKIAERATWIHQSHCKRVIPLVGTA